The Synechocystis sp. PCC 7509 genome includes a window with the following:
- a CDS encoding LOG family protein, with product MNLSSFNPIDSLSSDVAQLLEQLPNSQHRQLIAQTLATIVRLANSEIDRLDWKILSASLADMERGLELFHTYRHVRKVTIFGSARTLPEAPEYQIAVDFARCVTKLGFMVMTGGGGGIMQAGNEGAGKENSFGLNIQLPFEQEANPFIEGDRKLIHFKYFFTRKLFLLRESDAVALFPGGFGTQDEAFECMTLSQTGKFGPVPLVLIDRPGGCYWHDWSAYIDKNLRKTGLVSKDDSSLYTITDNLEVACNAITDFYQVYHSSRYVKEKLVIRLKTELSDEQIEQLNTDFSDILVEGRIEKSIALPQEAQDETAELPRLVLYFNQRDLGRLYQAIATINQMGKPTPEAAHPELK from the coding sequence ATGAATTTATCATCCTTCAATCCAATCGATTCTCTTTCCTCTGATGTTGCCCAATTACTTGAGCAGCTACCAAACTCGCAACATCGGCAACTTATCGCCCAAACTCTAGCTACCATTGTCCGTCTAGCTAATAGCGAAATCGATCGCTTGGACTGGAAAATTTTATCCGCCTCTCTAGCAGATATGGAAAGGGGATTGGAATTATTTCATACTTATCGCCACGTCCGCAAAGTAACGATTTTTGGTTCGGCGCGTACTTTACCAGAAGCCCCGGAATACCAAATTGCGGTGGATTTTGCTCGTTGTGTAACTAAGTTAGGCTTTATGGTAATGACGGGCGGTGGTGGTGGGATTATGCAAGCAGGTAACGAAGGCGCGGGAAAGGAAAACTCTTTTGGGTTGAATATTCAATTACCTTTTGAGCAAGAAGCAAATCCGTTTATAGAAGGCGATCGCAAATTAATCCATTTTAAGTATTTTTTCACACGCAAATTATTTTTATTACGAGAAAGCGATGCCGTAGCTTTGTTTCCCGGTGGCTTTGGTACTCAAGACGAGGCTTTTGAATGTATGACATTAAGCCAAACCGGAAAATTTGGGCCTGTACCGCTCGTATTAATCGATCGTCCTGGCGGCTGTTATTGGCACGATTGGAGCGCCTATATAGACAAGAATTTACGCAAAACAGGTTTAGTCAGCAAAGACGATTCTAGTCTTTATACTATTACCGATAACTTAGAGGTAGCTTGCAACGCCATTACCGATTTTTATCAGGTGTACCACTCTAGCCGCTACGTCAAAGAAAAATTAGTAATTCGCCTCAAAACCGAGTTGTCGGACGAGCAAATTGAACAGTTAAATACTGATTTTAGCGACATTTTAGTTGAAGGACGGATTGAAAAAAGTATTGCTTTACCTCAAGAAGCGCAAGATGAAACGGCCGAACTTCCCCGTTTGGTGCTTTATTTCAACCAGCGCGACTTAGGGAGATTGTATCAGGCGATCGCAACTATTAATCAAATGGGTAAGCCAACGCCTGAAGCCGCACATCCAGAACTTAAGTAA
- the trxA gene encoding thioredoxin encodes MSAAVQVTDSSFKQEVLDSEVPVLVDFWAPWCGPCRMVAPVVDEIAQQYDGQVKVVKLNTDENPNVASQYGIRSIPTLMIFKGGQRVDMVVGAVPKTTLSNTLEKYL; translated from the coding sequence ATGTCAGCAGCCGTACAAGTTACAGACTCATCATTTAAGCAAGAAGTATTAGACAGTGAAGTTCCGGTTTTAGTGGATTTTTGGGCCCCTTGGTGTGGCCCTTGTCGGATGGTAGCCCCAGTAGTCGATGAAATTGCCCAACAATACGATGGTCAAGTTAAAGTTGTTAAACTAAATACTGATGAAAACCCTAATGTTGCCAGCCAGTACGGTATTCGCAGCATTCCCACTTTGATGATTTTTAAAGGTGGGCAAAGAGTTGATATGGTTGTTGGCGCAGTACCAAAGACAACTTTATCAAACACTTTGGAAAAGTATCTTTAA
- a CDS encoding ABC transporter substrate-binding protein translates to MLRITSIKTNTNFFSINNIKPPNCSVFGDKFNFFLKLILIVSLFLTGCQNLIETPKSTDITKITLWQGVNPPLNRDVLQKLVDKFNQEHPDIKVESLYVGQSEQQLPKILAAVVGNAPPDLLWFNATLTGQLVELNAILPLENWLAKLPEFSQIDPALFESMEYGGHTWSVPFATNNVGIFYRPSLFKAAGITELPQTWEQLRQVARKLTIDTNGDRRVDQHGIFLPLGKGEFAVFLWLPFMWSGGGELVASDNHLPAIVNPGAIASMELWRSLIADGSAVLSLPERGFEIDNFLAGKVAMQITGPWTLGQLQATGVDFDVFPIPTKLKPATAIGGENLFVFKSNPKQEAAALKFAQFVIGEEFQTQWAINTGYLPINIKARASEEYQTFVAKQPAVKVFLDQAKYGRSRPIFPRYSRLSESLGRALESVLLGKSTPTSALKTAQDRLNLIFR, encoded by the coding sequence GTGCTAAGAATTACCAGTATAAAAACCAATACAAACTTTTTCAGCATAAATAATATTAAACCTCCTAACTGTTCGGTTTTTGGGGATAAATTTAATTTTTTCCTCAAACTAATACTTATAGTCAGCTTATTTTTAACCGGATGTCAAAACTTAATTGAAACTCCTAAATCTACCGATATAACAAAGATAACTCTATGGCAAGGAGTAAATCCACCACTAAATAGAGATGTACTGCAAAAGCTTGTAGACAAATTCAATCAAGAGCATCCAGATATCAAAGTAGAATCGCTATATGTAGGACAATCCGAACAACAACTACCGAAAATATTGGCAGCAGTAGTCGGAAATGCACCCCCAGATTTATTATGGTTTAATGCTACACTCACCGGACAATTAGTCGAACTAAACGCCATCCTTCCCTTAGAAAATTGGTTAGCAAAATTACCAGAATTTAGCCAAATTGATCCGGCATTGTTCGAGTCAATGGAGTATGGAGGACATACTTGGTCTGTACCCTTTGCTACTAATAATGTAGGTATATTTTACCGCCCAAGCTTATTTAAAGCCGCAGGAATAACCGAATTACCCCAAACTTGGGAACAGTTGCGCCAAGTAGCGCGTAAATTGACTATAGATACAAATGGCGATCGCCGAGTAGACCAACACGGAATATTTTTGCCTTTAGGGAAAGGAGAGTTTGCAGTATTTTTATGGCTACCGTTTATGTGGAGTGGTGGCGGCGAATTAGTAGCTAGTGACAACCACTTGCCAGCAATTGTAAACCCTGGTGCGATCGCATCAATGGAATTATGGCGCAGTTTAATCGCCGATGGTTCGGCGGTACTATCGTTACCCGAAAGAGGTTTTGAGATTGACAACTTTTTAGCTGGTAAAGTCGCAATGCAAATTACTGGACCTTGGACTTTAGGGCAATTGCAGGCAACGGGAGTCGATTTTGATGTTTTTCCTATTCCAACTAAATTGAAACCTGCCACCGCCATCGGAGGCGAGAATCTGTTTGTTTTTAAATCCAACCCCAAGCAAGAAGCCGCCGCTTTGAAGTTTGCTCAATTTGTAATTGGTGAAGAATTCCAAACCCAATGGGCAATTAATACAGGTTACTTACCAATAAATATTAAAGCTAGAGCCAGCGAAGAATATCAAACCTTTGTTGCCAAGCAGCCCGCAGTTAAAGTATTTTTAGACCAGGCAAAGTATGGGCGATCGCGTCCAATTTTTCCTCGTTACAGTCGCTTATCAGAAAGTTTAGGTAGAGCCTTAGAATCAGTGCTGTTAGGAAAAAGTACCCCCACTTCTGCCCTAAAAACTGCTCAAGATCGGCTAAACTTAATTTTTCGTTAA
- a CDS encoding ABC transporter substrate-binding protein: MLKKFVLVFILVILSTIIFTSCSVSRQANNDGVVTITLSGWSNLLEKQLLQQVVSEFEALNPTIKVRYDAIADEYMDVLKTRLIGETAADVFYLDALEIPALISPGVLEPLNNYINDEFDLQDFAPNLLKAFERDGVIYGLPKDFSTLALFYNKNAFAAANLSIPPVNWDEFLSYAKKLTVDNNKDGKIDVYGFGLAPELARQVFVIKAFGGELVDVNNNAAFASIDSLKGLQLIVDQYIQDKSVAQPTDVGTTSGGEIFGQGKAAMVIEGAWIISYLKETFPNLEYGIAEVPTIANKKGTMAYTVAYVMNKKSPHKLAAWKLIAYLTGKDGMTAWTKNGLALPTRASVANKLNYDDNDLYAPFIAGANYATIWQAGKYLPLILNNFNNQFVSAIIGEQTLESAMQKAQDTANKEIELSQ; encoded by the coding sequence ATGCTGAAAAAGTTTGTATTGGTTTTTATACTGGTAATTCTTAGCACAATTATTTTTACAAGTTGTAGTGTTAGTAGACAAGCAAATAACGATGGTGTTGTTACTATAACTCTTAGCGGTTGGAGTAATTTATTAGAAAAACAGCTTTTACAACAGGTGGTTTCGGAGTTTGAGGCGTTGAATCCGACGATTAAAGTTAGGTATGATGCGATCGCAGATGAGTATATGGATGTACTTAAAACTCGGCTAATTGGCGAAACTGCGGCGGATGTTTTTTATTTAGATGCTTTAGAAATTCCCGCGCTGATTTCTCCCGGCGTACTTGAACCATTAAATAATTATATAAACGATGAGTTCGATCTTCAAGATTTTGCCCCAAATTTACTAAAAGCTTTTGAGCGCGATGGGGTAATCTATGGCTTACCTAAAGACTTTTCTACTCTGGCACTTTTTTACAATAAAAATGCTTTTGCGGCGGCAAATTTAAGCATTCCTCCTGTTAATTGGGATGAGTTTCTTAGCTATGCTAAAAAGCTGACAGTTGATAATAATAAAGACGGTAAAATTGATGTTTATGGATTTGGTTTAGCACCAGAATTAGCTAGACAAGTCTTTGTTATTAAAGCTTTTGGTGGTGAATTGGTTGACGTTAATAATAATGCTGCTTTTGCTTCAATAGACAGCTTAAAAGGTTTGCAATTAATAGTAGATCAATATATTCAAGATAAGTCTGTGGCGCAACCAACGGATGTTGGTACAACTTCGGGAGGTGAAATATTTGGACAAGGTAAAGCAGCAATGGTAATTGAAGGTGCTTGGATTATTTCTTACTTAAAAGAAACATTCCCAAATCTTGAATATGGCATTGCAGAAGTACCAACAATAGCAAATAAAAAAGGGACAATGGCTTACACTGTTGCTTATGTCATGAATAAGAAATCGCCGCATAAATTAGCCGCATGGAAATTGATTGCTTATTTAACGGGAAAAGATGGGATGACAGCGTGGACAAAAAATGGTTTAGCATTGCCAACTCGCGCCTCTGTTGCTAATAAGTTAAATTATGACGATAATGATTTATATGCACCCTTTATTGCTGGTGCAAATTATGCCACTATTTGGCAAGCAGGGAAATATTTACCTTTAATTTTAAATAATTTTAACAATCAGTTTGTAAGTGCTATTATTGGCGAACAAACCCTAGAAAGTGCAATGCAAAAAGCTCAGGATACAGCTAACAAAGAAATTGAATTATCCCAATAA
- a CDS encoding carbohydrate ABC transporter permease — protein MLNKSNKQFKDLVSAYIFMSPTIIILLCFLVLPILLAILLSLYKVQPLGDISYAFRGGKNFLRLTQDERVAIALKNTVEYVAIVVPIQTILALSLALILNAQIKGKNLFRVLFFLPTVTSSAVLTLIFMWICNSNGLLNSFLAFIHLPTYNWLGDPNIALKAIMLMNIWSTAPLFMVIYLAAMQEIPENLYEAATIDGANWLDKFVCITLPFLKPITFFIIVMGVIGTFQLFDQSYIFSRGSGGPNNSTLTVVLLIYQYAFKNLDMGYAAALALMLTLVIMTATLMQRYFFKEERID, from the coding sequence ATGTTAAATAAGTCAAACAAGCAATTTAAAGATTTAGTTAGTGCTTATATTTTCATGAGTCCTACAATTATTATTCTGTTGTGTTTTTTAGTATTGCCAATTTTATTAGCTATTTTACTTTCTTTGTACAAAGTGCAACCTTTGGGAGATATTAGTTATGCTTTTAGAGGTGGGAAAAACTTCTTGCGACTTACCCAAGATGAACGAGTTGCGATCGCACTTAAAAATACTGTCGAATATGTAGCGATTGTTGTTCCTATTCAAACAATTTTAGCTTTAAGTTTAGCTTTAATATTAAATGCTCAAATTAAAGGTAAAAATCTATTTAGAGTTCTCTTTTTCTTGCCAACAGTTACTTCCTCCGCCGTATTAACTCTAATTTTTATGTGGATTTGTAACTCTAATGGTTTGTTAAATAGTTTTTTAGCTTTTATCCATTTACCTACCTACAATTGGTTGGGAGATCCAAATATTGCTTTAAAGGCAATTATGCTGATGAATATTTGGTCAACTGCTCCTTTATTCATGGTTATTTATTTAGCAGCAATGCAAGAGATACCCGAAAACTTGTACGAAGCTGCAACAATTGATGGTGCTAATTGGTTAGATAAATTTGTCTGTATTACCTTACCTTTTTTAAAGCCAATTACTTTTTTTATAATTGTAATGGGTGTGATTGGAACTTTTCAATTATTTGATCAGTCATACATATTTTCTCGCGGTTCTGGTGGCCCAAATAATTCAACTTTAACCGTTGTACTATTAATCTATCAGTATGCTTTTAAAAACCTAGATATGGGTTATGCTGCGGCTTTAGCCTTGATGCTAACGTTAGTAATTATGACGGCAACTTTAATGCAACGCTATTTCTTTAAAGAAGAAAGAATTGATTAA
- a CDS encoding carbohydrate ABC transporter permease encodes MKLVLYLILVLYAIITIVPFAWALSASFKPLAEIVGGGNSFIPQQFTLANYQKIFTQEPLFGRWLFNSVVVAVTITTFNLLFNSMAGYALARLYFPGNKFWFFLILAVLMIPGQITLIPTFLILKNLGWLNSYQGLIVPNIINATFIFMMRQFFINFPKDLEEAAALDGLGHLETFFQIVLPLAKPALAAQAIFVFMGAWNNFLSPLMILSDSTMFTLPLGLNIFKGQYISYWNYIMAASMMFTLPALAIYAFFNRYFIQGVTFTGGK; translated from the coding sequence ATGAAATTAGTTTTATATTTGATTTTAGTTTTATATGCAATTATTACAATTGTTCCGTTTGCGTGGGCGCTTTCTGCTTCTTTTAAACCCTTGGCGGAAATTGTTGGCGGTGGAAACAGTTTTATCCCGCAACAGTTTACTTTAGCAAACTATCAAAAAATATTTACTCAAGAGCCATTATTTGGACGTTGGTTGTTTAATAGCGTAGTAGTTGCGGTTACTATAACTACTTTTAATTTACTATTTAACTCAATGGCTGGTTATGCTTTAGCAAGGCTGTATTTCCCAGGAAATAAGTTTTGGTTTTTCCTGATTTTAGCGGTTTTAATGATTCCGGGACAAATTACATTAATTCCTACCTTTTTAATCTTAAAAAACTTAGGCTGGCTCAATTCCTACCAAGGTTTAATTGTCCCCAATATTATTAATGCAACTTTTATATTTATGATGAGGCAATTTTTTATAAACTTTCCTAAAGACTTAGAAGAAGCAGCCGCTTTAGATGGGTTGGGACACTTAGAAACGTTTTTTCAAATTGTTTTACCTTTAGCAAAACCGGCTTTGGCGGCGCAAGCAATATTTGTATTTATGGGTGCGTGGAATAATTTTTTATCGCCGCTAATGATTCTGTCTGATTCAACAATGTTTACTTTACCTTTGGGCTTGAATATATTTAAAGGTCAATATATAAGTTACTGGAACTATATAATGGCAGCTTCGATGATGTTTACATTACCTGCATTGGCTATTTATGCATTTTTTAACCGCTACTTTATTCAAGGCGTAACTTTTACAGGTGGTAAATAG
- a CDS encoding FAD-dependent hydroxylase, producing the protein MLRLDSPTISNPSLTYDYDIAIAGGGIIGLTLASALNNSGLKVVVIEAKPQSVAVAKGQAYAVHLLSGRIFAGIGVWDEILPQIAHFCHVQLSDADYPHSVSFETNDLGTEVLGYVAEHQALLKPLQDFVNRSPNIAYLCPAQVLETQYQPSGVEISLQMGEEIKTIRTRLIVAADGAKSQTRQKAGINTRGWQYWQSCIVAFVKPEKGHNNTAYEKFWSSGPFAVLPLPGNRCRIVWTAPHSEAKALVALNDEDFLAELTKRYGAHMGKLELEADRFVFPVQLMQSDRYVLPRLALVGDAAHCCHPVGGQGLNMGIRDAAALAQVLQQAHQKGEDIGDLAILKRYESWRKQENLTILGFTDLLDRVFSNNFLPVVIIRRIGLLMLHRVPPIKIFALKLMTGLKGRAPEIAQKF; encoded by the coding sequence ATGCTAAGGCTTGATTCTCCAACCATTTCAAATCCTTCTTTAACCTACGATTACGATATAGCGATCGCGGGTGGTGGCATTATCGGCTTAACTTTAGCTAGTGCGTTAAATAATTCTGGGCTAAAAGTAGTTGTAATTGAAGCAAAACCCCAATCAGTAGCCGTCGCCAAAGGTCAAGCTTACGCCGTTCATCTCCTCTCAGGGCGCATATTTGCGGGAATTGGCGTATGGGATGAAATATTGCCCCAAATTGCTCATTTTTGCCACGTTCAGCTATCAGATGCCGATTATCCCCACTCTGTCAGCTTTGAAACTAACGATTTGGGTACAGAAGTCTTAGGCTACGTCGCCGAACATCAAGCGTTATTAAAGCCACTACAAGACTTTGTAAACCGATCCCCTAATATTGCCTATTTGTGTCCGGCACAGGTGCTAGAGACTCAATATCAGCCCTCTGGAGTAGAAATTAGCTTGCAGATGGGTGAGGAAATAAAAACTATCCGTACCCGCTTGATTGTCGCCGCCGATGGGGCAAAATCTCAAACTCGTCAGAAAGCGGGAATTAATACGCGCGGTTGGCAATATTGGCAGTCATGTATTGTTGCTTTTGTCAAGCCCGAAAAAGGACACAATAATACAGCCTATGAAAAGTTTTGGAGTAGTGGCCCTTTTGCAGTGTTACCTTTACCAGGAAATCGTTGTCGCATTGTGTGGACTGCACCCCACTCCGAAGCTAAAGCATTAGTAGCCTTGAATGATGAGGACTTTTTAGCAGAACTTACCAAGCGTTATGGCGCACACATGGGCAAACTGGAACTAGAGGCCGATCGCTTTGTATTTCCAGTACAGTTAATGCAGAGCGATCGCTATGTTTTGCCTAGACTTGCTTTAGTTGGTGATGCTGCACATTGTTGTCATCCCGTAGGCGGACAAGGTTTAAATATGGGTATCCGCGATGCGGCGGCTTTAGCGCAGGTATTGCAGCAAGCCCATCAAAAAGGTGAAGATATTGGAGACTTGGCAATTCTCAAACGTTATGAAAGTTGGCGCAAGCAAGAGAATTTGACAATTTTGGGGTTTACAGATTTATTAGATCGTGTGTTCTCTAATAACTTTTTACCTGTAGTTATAATTCGTCGGATTGGCTTACTAATGTTGCACCGAGTACCGCCAATTAAGATATTTGCTTTAAAATTAATGACGGGTTTAAAAGGACGCGCTCCAGAAATAGCCCAGAAGTTTTAG
- a CDS encoding slipin family protein: protein MEVILGAIAALLFFGGSGLKLDREYQRGVIFRLGRIQGVRGPGMYWIMPIIDQKAQLDIRTKTVSIEPQETVTSDSVTIKVNAVLYYRILDPSKAINKVENYELAVYQAALTTLRNVVGQNILDDVLQNRDKINIKVQEIVDEITEPWGVVVERVEMKDVEIPLAMQRAMAKEAEAIREKRARIIKADAEKEASTQLAAAARNIDQNPIALELRRLQMLTEIGAENNTTTIIMMPSDFMNLAKTLTDTIKNNQTIDLPKN, encoded by the coding sequence ATGGAAGTTATCTTAGGCGCGATCGCTGCTCTGTTGTTTTTTGGTGGTTCAGGACTAAAATTAGACCGGGAATATCAGCGCGGGGTAATCTTCCGATTAGGTAGAATTCAAGGCGTTAGAGGGCCAGGAATGTACTGGATTATGCCGATAATAGACCAAAAGGCACAACTAGACATTCGGACTAAAACTGTTAGTATCGAGCCTCAAGAAACTGTAACGTCCGATAGCGTCACAATTAAAGTTAATGCCGTTCTTTATTACCGTATTCTTGACCCGTCTAAAGCTATCAATAAAGTAGAAAATTACGAATTAGCAGTTTATCAAGCGGCACTAACAACTTTGCGTAATGTAGTAGGGCAAAATATATTAGATGATGTTTTGCAAAACCGCGACAAAATAAATATTAAAGTTCAAGAAATAGTTGATGAAATTACCGAACCTTGGGGCGTTGTAGTTGAAAGGGTAGAAATGAAAGATGTAGAAATTCCCCTAGCAATGCAAAGAGCAATGGCAAAAGAAGCCGAAGCAATTAGAGAAAAACGCGCCCGGATAATTAAAGCCGATGCGGAAAAAGAAGCCTCAACGCAGTTAGCCGCCGCCGCTCGAAATATCGATCAGAACCCGATTGCGCTAGAACTTCGCCGATTGCAAATGTTAACAGAAATTGGCGCAGAAAATAACACCACAACCATAATTATGATGCCTTCAGATTTTATGAATTTGGCAAAAACTTTAACCGATACAATTAAAAATAATCAAACAATTGACTTGCCCAAAAACTAA
- a CDS encoding Get3/ArsA fold putative tail anchor-mediating ATPase NosAFP, producing the protein MSLILTFLGKGGSGRTTIAIAAAKKLASLGKRVLLAVQDTVAINLLLETPVTSEVQQIDTNLDAVHLKTSALLERNWEEVKKLEAQYLRTPVIKDVYGQELVVLPGMDKALELNALREYDASGKYDAIVYDGSGDASTLRMLGMPESLSWYSRRFGKLITESDLVKTVSPFLQPLIATVFNVSWTGDNFAAPTNQATNILEQGKAALADPKRLLAYLVTTDNPLNIATATYLWGSAQQVGLNVGGVLFNQTDSTPTTEDFSPLPISTIPSSPIGNWQPLIDALPDFTQNTEVPKPIEFDVVNRQVKLFLPGFDKKQVKLTQSGPEVTIEAGDQRRNIFLPPGLSGRTVNGAKFQQGYLIITL; encoded by the coding sequence ATGTCACTGATATTAACCTTTTTGGGTAAAGGCGGCAGTGGTCGCACGACAATAGCGATCGCTGCTGCGAAGAAATTAGCAAGCCTTGGTAAGCGTGTACTTTTGGCGGTGCAAGACACTGTAGCCATAAATTTGCTTTTAGAAACCCCGGTAACGTCAGAAGTCCAGCAAATAGATACTAACCTCGACGCAGTGCATTTAAAAACTTCCGCATTATTGGAACGTAACTGGGAAGAAGTAAAAAAGTTAGAAGCCCAATACTTACGGACACCAGTAATTAAAGATGTTTACGGGCAAGAATTGGTAGTATTACCAGGAATGGACAAAGCCTTAGAACTTAACGCCTTACGGGAATACGACGCAAGTGGAAAGTACGATGCGATCGTTTATGATGGCAGTGGCGATGCCTCTACACTACGAATGTTGGGAATGCCGGAAAGTCTTAGCTGGTACAGCCGTCGCTTTGGTAAGTTGATTACTGAATCTGATTTAGTTAAAACAGTTTCGCCGTTTCTTCAGCCTTTGATAGCGACGGTATTTAACGTTAGTTGGACGGGTGACAATTTCGCTGCGCCTACTAACCAAGCTACAAATATTTTAGAACAAGGGAAAGCTGCTTTAGCTGACCCCAAAAGGCTTTTAGCTTATTTAGTTACCACAGATAATCCTTTAAATATCGCAACGGCTACTTATCTATGGGGTAGCGCTCAACAAGTAGGGTTAAATGTTGGGGGTGTATTATTCAACCAAACAGATAGTACGCCAACAACGGAAGATTTTTCGCCTTTACCCATTAGCACTATTCCTAGCAGCCCAATTGGTAATTGGCAACCGTTAATTGATGCTTTGCCTGATTTTACGCAAAATACAGAAGTGCCAAAACCAATAGAGTTTGATGTTGTAAATCGTCAAGTTAAGCTATTTTTGCCCGGATTTGACAAAAAACAGGTAAAACTTACTCAATCAGGGCCAGAAGTGACTATTGAGGCGGGAGATCAAAGACGCAATATATTTTTACCGCCGGGATTAAGTGGTAGAACGGTTAATGGCGCAAAGTTTCAGCAAGGTTATTTGATAATTACGCTCTAA
- the petP gene encoding cytochrome b6f subunit PetP — protein MEIGQQVKVCRLRDRVPSTVVKRLGAVGTVKGFKILDGMNLGVVVQFEDEFTTWFFADELKAV, from the coding sequence ATGGAAATAGGACAACAAGTAAAAGTTTGCCGTCTCCGAGATCGAGTACCATCGACGGTTGTGAAACGGCTAGGGGCAGTAGGAACTGTTAAAGGCTTTAAAATTCTGGACGGTATGAACTTAGGCGTGGTAGTTCAGTTTGAAGATGAATTTACTACCTGGTTTTTTGCAGATGAACTAAAAGCGGTTTAA
- a CDS encoding NAD-dependent epimerase: MKKILVTGAAGFIGFHLSKYLLSINVQVFGLDDLNDYYDVNLKLDRLALLKKYPNFHFHKINLADGEEVAKLFTQTNFDIVVNLAAQAGVRYSLKNPHAYINSNLIGFTNILEGCRYSEVQHLVFASSSSVYGANTKMPFSTHDNVDHPISLYAATKKANELLAHTYSHLYKLPTTGLRFFTVYGPWGRPDMALFMFTKAILAGQPINVFNQGKMQRDFTYIDDIVEGVVKVMDKTPKPNPKWSGDAPDTSTSNAPYKIYNIGNSQPVELMYFIKVLENCIGKEAKKNLLPMQLGDLPATYADINDLYNDVGFKPTTSIEIGIERFVAWYKDYYKA, from the coding sequence ATGAAAAAAATTTTAGTTACTGGCGCAGCAGGTTTCATTGGTTTTCATCTAAGCAAATACTTACTTAGTATAAATGTACAAGTATTTGGTCTTGATGATCTTAATGATTACTATGATGTAAATTTGAAGCTAGATAGATTAGCTTTATTAAAAAAGTATCCAAACTTTCACTTTCACAAAATAAATTTGGCTGACGGTGAGGAGGTAGCTAAATTATTTACTCAAACAAACTTTGATATAGTTGTTAACTTAGCAGCCCAAGCTGGGGTACGTTATTCTTTAAAAAATCCCCACGCTTATATAAATAGTAACTTGATCGGTTTTACCAACATTTTAGAAGGTTGTCGTTACTCAGAAGTTCAGCATTTAGTATTTGCGTCTTCTAGTTCTGTTTATGGTGCTAACACCAAAATGCCTTTTTCAACTCACGACAACGTAGACCACCCTATCAGCTTGTACGCTGCTACTAAAAAAGCTAATGAGTTGTTAGCGCATACCTACAGCCATTTGTATAAATTGCCAACTACAGGATTGCGTTTTTTTACAGTTTATGGGCCGTGGGGAAGACCAGATATGGCGCTTTTTATGTTTACTAAAGCTATTTTAGCAGGACAGCCAATAAATGTTTTTAATCAAGGAAAAATGCAGCGAGATTTTACTTATATTGATGACATTGTAGAAGGTGTTGTTAAAGTAATGGATAAAACACCAAAACCTAACCCTAAATGGTCGGGAGACGCGCCAGATACCAGTACCAGCAATGCTCCCTACAAAATATACAATATTGGCAACAGTCAACCTGTAGAATTAATGTACTTCATTAAAGTATTAGAAAATTGTATTGGTAAAGAAGCTAAAAAAAATCTGCTACCAATGCAATTAGGCGATCTTCCTGCAACTTATGCAGACATAAACGATTTATATAATGATGTAGGGTTTAAGCCTACTACTTCTATTGAAATCGGAATCGAACGCTTTGTAGCTTGGTATAAAGACTATTACAAAGCTTAA